Genomic window (Lutra lutra chromosome 6, mLutLut1.2, whole genome shotgun sequence):
GCGGGTTGCGCGTGCGCCTTTGCACATTCTAGTGCCTTCTAGAAAAGGGGGACGGTAGGGCGGAGTTTGGAGTTGGGATGTGACGAGAGAGGGCGGGCTCTTCACGGGAAAGCTGGGCTTCTGAGTGAGTTCCGCGTGTTTGCTTTTAACGGTCTTCGGCGAGCACGTGGCGAGTCACGAGCTTGGTTCCTGCGCTCACGGGCCTCGGCTTGTGGCCCGGAACCTGGGTTGGACGGGAAGAGCTTTATATGGGCCATATGGGAAAAATGGCAATTACGGTTTCTGAAAAGAAACTCCCATTGTCCCCCATTGTCCAGCGGGGCTGCATGTGGATCCCACAGCGACCGGCGGTCGCTTTGCGACCAGACAAAGCAACTCGACCCTGGCGGAACACGGAGCCCGAACTAGCGGGTTGCGCCCCGCCCGCAAGCGCGTCGCTGAGACGTGGTTGGCGGGCTGCAGCATCACGTGGACGCCAGCGCAGGCAGTGATTGGAGGAGCCTAGGTAACAGATCGGCAGGTCAGCCGCTGGGCGGCGGGACTTGTTAGTTCCGGGTCGAGGTGCAGGTGACCTCCGGATTCCAAAAGCTTTTCCCGGAGTTAATATGGCTGCTGCCGGCGAGCGGCTGGGACGCCGATGAGGGAAGGGCGCGAGGCTTTTCTGAGGCTTCGCCAGCGATCCCTCAGCGATGGCGCTCCGGTCGCGGCTCTGGGAGTGGCTGTCGGTTTGCAGGAACCCTGGTAATTCTCGCTTCTCCCAGATGACACCCCCCCCAGGGCCTGCACATGAAGTGTGCGTTTGCAAGCCGTGTTTTCTGTTAACCCCCCGAGCAGGGAACTGGCTAACAGCATTGCAGAGACAATAGGAAATTAAGAACCAGGGTCTGTGATGACTGTACTTTGTGACCAGACttatctcttctctcccttccggGGCGTGGATGGGGACAGAGGTGGGGTCATAGTCCTGTTTTGTCCGTGTTTGTCGTTTCTCAAGATACGTGTGGTGGTTCCCATTCTTAGGGTGTGGGGTCGCAGCGTTCTCAACCAGTTCCAAGCCAGCGCCGAAGCCTGACGTGGACCCTCTGGAAAATGCAGCTGTTGCCCCAGAGTTCACCAATCGGAACCCCCGCAATCTGGAACTCTTAGGAGTGGCCAGGAAAGAGCGGGGTTGGGGGACCGCGTGGCCCTCCCGTGAGTTCTGGCACAGGTAATTAAGGCGGCTGTTTAATCGATCCTACAGAGCAGTGCACGGTACCCTACAAATTGTTTTCATCAGTTCAGTCAACCGGCCAGGTATTTCTGGAGATTGTCTTCTCAGGAAGCAGCCATTTGGTGGCGGAGGGGTTAGTGGGCGGGGATGGGGGTCGGGGGACATTGCGGGGAGGCGGGGATGGGCCcggagagacagacaataaataggTGTCAGGGTCAGGGAGAAAATTTAAAGAGGGTGATGTTCGGAGGGGGAGACTGGGCGCCTGCTAAGGTCCCTTCTGAAAGACAGTTTGCCAAGAAGAGCATTCCCGGCAGAGGAGATGGCTAGGGTGGGAATGGCTCGTGTGTGTGAACCACAAGGCCAGTGTACCTGGAGCTCAGTGTGCACGGGAGTGAACAGTGTAAGATGGAAATGGTGAGGTAGGTGGGAGACATCATAAACTTTGTAAATTGAAGTAAGCACTTCACAGTTTTTCACAATAGTGGGAAGCTGagagaatttaataaattttgaacTTGAAGACCATTCTCGTTGCTCTGGGGAGAAGTTTGTAAGGGGGGGAAGAATAGAAGCAGGGAGACAAGTGAGGAGTCTGTTCTTTGTTAtaaaaatggttatttatttattttttaagattttatttatttgacagagagatcacaagtgggcagagaggcaggcagagagagagagaggaggaagcaggctccctgcagagcagagagtccgatgtgggactcgatcccaggaccctgagatcatgacctgagctgaaggccgaggcttaacccagtgagccacccaggcgccctaaaaatggttatttattgaacactttgtATTTACCAGGAACCCTTAGTTGCTTTTTGTGCACTTCCTCATTTAACCCTTAAAATTACCTTATGAAGCAGGTACAGTAATTTCCTCCATTTTGTGGGAGCAAGAGAATCGAGGCTTAGGGGAGACAAGGTTAATAAGCTCTAGAGCTAAGTTATAAGCATGTTTTTGTCTGACCTGCCTGAGAGCCAAGACACTATAAATTGTTACTAATGTGCTGCTTTATGTTATTTACTTGGTTATTTACTTAGTAAGCATTTGTTAAGAATGGAGTATTTCTTACAGACTATATAAAATTGTAATTGGAAGTTACATAGAAGTCATAACTGTGTgacacattcattcaacaaaccttAGGCCTGTGGCACTTCAAAGGCATTGCATGTCATCCTTGTTAgcaaaaattttatgttttgttgtaGAAGATGGAATTAGgttaataaaattttacagtTGCTATGATGCATTTTTACTTAGTGTACATAGAAAGGAGTCAAAGGGAGTAGTAGGCAGATCACTTGAATTAATCTAAAATTCTTTTGACACATTCAACCTATTTACTTAATATTGGATCATTTAAGTAATTAGAGATCTattttcccacttcttttttcCTATCTAGTATATTCACAGTATTATCAGTATAGAATTTTGGCATAATAGAAAGTGACCTTAGAGAGGATGAGTCCTATGCCTTTGTTGAACAAATGGTTTAAGACAAGGAttagcaaactatggcccatgggccaaagTTGGCTTGCAAGCTagaaatttccttcctttaaaatgtgaaaaagaatcCCAAAGAATAATATTTTGCGATGTGAGaatgatataaaattcaaattttattatccACAAAGAATGTTTTATTGTAATATACCACCACTCATTTTCACCTGGCTGTTCTAGTATTATTATGGCTGGGTTGAGCAGTTGCAGGAGACTCTAGGGCTTACATacctaaaacatttactatctgAGTCCTAATGGAAAAGGATTGTTGACCTTTGATTAAGAAACTgtgattttgggggcgcctgagtggctcagtccttaaacgtctgccttcggcccaggtcatgatcccagggtcctgggatcaagccccacatcggctccctgttcggctgggagcctgcttctccctctgccaaccgcttcccctgcttgtgctttctctctctgtgtctctctctttctctctgtcaaataaataaataaaatctttttttaaaaattaacaaatattagcATACCACGTACACTCTTTTTCATCTGATCTTTTTCATCTGAATCCTCTCTGCCCCCTTCAGAATACATCTTTGTGTTGTTGAGGAACagtggctctggagccagaccccTTGATTGAAGTACTAGTTCTTTCACTTACCATTAGTTGTAATCTTGCTGAAGTTCCTAAACCTTTCTGTGTCAGTTTCtttgaccttaaaaaaaagagaaagaaaaagaaaagaaaggaaaaccgtGAGATCATTTTGAAACAGGAGCTCTGCCTGTAAGCAggaggacagtgcctggcacagtaggtgctcaacgAACGGCAGCAGAAGCACTGCTACGTCATTCTTTCTGGTGGCTGTATAGAATACCACCGTATGGCTGTCTTAGGGAGCTAGCTTCTTACTGATGGTTACCTTAATGATCCTAAACAGGGTAGCAATGAATTGCCTAGTCCATGCATCTCATCAGTGAGATGGGCGTATTTTCATGGGCCCAAGagtctttaatattttgttgCTGTGAACGGTCTGTTCAAACCTTTTGCCtgttaaggtattttttttttttaaactaattctaGGAGGCTCTCATACATATGGAAATTAGCCCCATGAATAATATgtgtttaaagtattttttgtttcttgctgcCTTTTGACTTtagtttactgtttttttaaCTGTAGAAAACTTGGTcgattttttctttataaaggtTGGATGACATGGTTTGATGTCCTATTTAAATAGGCTTACTTTAgacttaatcacaggaaacaaactgagcattgctggaggggaaagaggtcgggggatgggataactgggtagTGGACATTAAGGTgggcacatgatgtaataagcactggatgttatataagactgatgaatcactttgaaactaatgttacatgttaattgagtttaaactaaataaataaataagacttagCTTGACGTTGTAAAAAAATCTGCTTGCTAGTATTAcagtttcagtttttaatttaaatctttgatcgatcttacatttattttagtgTTAGCTGGAAAGTAGAAACATAACGTAAGTAAATATCCTTACTCACTGGAGGGTCACAGAGCTTAGCTCTGCCTCCTGAAATCCTTTTTTGAAGTGATGCTGTGTAATTCTCACATCTCAAATACCAGAGTTCTCCTGGATATTTGAGGTTAAGTGGAAATGTTTGGTTTATTGTTATTGAGGATATGCTCATAAAGACAGAGGAAAAACAGCTTTTTCAAGTCAAATCCAGGTTAACTATGTTGAAGTAAGTGAAACAGACATTGTATTCTTGAGAAATATGTAGGCATTTATTCACCTGAGGCCTTTTACCTTTAGGACCcttttgtgattttcttctcttctcatctcACTTAGGTTGCGAGTTATCAGGACTCAGCATCACGTAGAAGCATGGGTTGAGCATTGCAGCGGCCGGGTTGTGGTTTCAGCATCCACTCGGGAATGGGCTATTAAAAAGCACCTTTACAGCACCAGAAATGTGGTGGCCTGTGAGAGTGTAGGACGAGTGCTGGCAGAGCGATGCTTAGAGGCAGGAATCAACTTCATGGTCTACCAGCCCACTCCTTGGGAGGCAGCCTCAGACTCGGTATTTTggttttcatgtacttatttttaaaaaagtaggaatTCCCGACAGCAGGTCCTTACACAGTAACAATAGTCGCATTTATTAAGTTCTTTCCATGTGGCAGATGCTGAGGTGGGTATCCTGACATGCGTGACCTCATTCCATTCATTGTAGCCCAGAGGTCAGGAGTCGTATGCCCAGGTCACTTGAGGCTGGGTTGTCCAGAGTGAGTCCGGGGTGACTGACTCTATAACTGTGACGTCCCCCACTGTGTTTCCCTGTCCACGTGTTAACATCTTGTCTGTATGATGAAACGCTGCTAATCTTTGACATCTCTAGAGTCTCTTATCTGTGTCATTGTTACCACTTTCTGGAAGAATCCGTGCAGGCTGAGAGTTAGCAAGGAGCAAATCAGCTCTTCTAGTTCTCTTGGGAAGTGAACTGCTTATTGTCAGCCTCCTTGTTGTGCTGActaactttttcctcttttcgGATCTTCAAAACCAGATGAAACGACTGCAGAGTGCCATGACAGAAGGTGGTGTGGTGCTGCGGGAGCCTCGGAGAATCTATGGATGAGAGAGGAGCATTGTTCCGAACCTATGAATACAAAAGCTGTGAGCTGTCCTGTCCTCCAGAAGAGAGCATTTGGAAGAGCATCCAGTTTGGAAGTTTTGTCTAATCATGTTACTGTGAAGTGTTGTCACTAGTTAaggtcctcccctcctccccttgtgTGTGTATTGAGGGGGCGGTGGTTTAATCAAGGGCTAAATTCTTCCCCTCTCTTGGACAGAAGTATCTGAGAAAAAGCTGTTGGCAGTTATGATTAACTTTGCAAGGACAAATTAAATGTTGTTTATAAGTTAAAGAATAAACACAGATTATGAGCTGTTTTTGGTTACGTGAAATCTTTGCCTTTGAGCCCTCTGTGGCGCGAGTACACATACGAGGTTTGTACAGACTGCTTGTTACCATGTCCAGCTGATAGTGGTTGATCTGAATAAATGAGAGCTATTGCTGCAGAGTGtggacctttttttaaaataggaaatgtcCTTTTCAGTTAATTATTATAAACAGTGCTGTGAAGATAAAAGGGACAAATCATGACCTTATTTGGGCTCTTGATCCCTGACATGCAGGACCAGATGCGAAAGAAGAAGGAATGCGGTGAGGAACCGAAAGTGGAGGTGGACGAGAGCAGGGTTGGCTTATGCTCAGTTCGGCTTGAAGTGAGAATTTGCTGGGTAGGAGAAGAAGCTTGAAGTGCATTCACCGGAATCTAAAATGAAGCTGGGCTAGGTGGGCATCACTGCAGCTCTTTGATAGGATTCAATTAAATCAAAAGAACTGTTTCTGGCTATTTAAGCCCGGTGCGATGAGAAAGAACCTGTAAGCAGTTAAGATGGCTTCTAGAGCTTTCCGAATTTTTAAATGGGTGGCCTAATCTCATATTTATCCAGAaatcaaataacatttttatttctaatctgagtgtttggtattttatttttttaaagatttacaagtgtttgatattttaaaaagatgggtatgcaccaacatttttttaaaaagtatgattgGTTCTGAGAGGCCTTCAGATCATATTTATCCAGAaatcaaataacatttttatttctaatctgagtgtttggtattttatttttttaaagatttacaagtgtttgatattttaaaaagatgggtatgcaccaacatttttttaaaaagtatgattgGTTCTGAGAGGCCTTCAGAATGCAGTGACTTAGTGGTCCCCTTGTGACCAATAAATACCCCAGTGGAGACATTTAAAAGTGTTTCTTAAAGGCCTGATATATCCTTGCCTCATCTTAAAGATTGGAGCATCTCACTTTGAAGACTGTAATTGTAGAAGGCTTTTCAAACAAGTCTGGTGTCCAAGGGAAGATGTAAAGACCAAAGACTGAACTAGTGATTTTGGAAATTGGCAATGACAAAAATAGGATTCACCTGGACATAGGGGTTTTCTCTGCAAGGAATAGGATGGCCCTAGATCATCTCTTCACCAGATTCCCTCAGTTTGATAGGCAGTTCCTGAGGGTCTTTGGGGCAAGTTTGAGAGAGGGTATTACAGACGATGTTGCAGACCAAAGTGAAGAAataggtggggtgtgggggaggggaccgGGCCAGCTCACTAGGGGCGAAGTGCCAAGCTGCGCTGATTTCAATGTGGATGAGATGCGGCCCCTCCCCTCGCCACAGCTGCTGTGATTACCTCCCTACTGCTGTTCGGGTGCTGCTGGCCGGTCTCGCGCACCCTTCTCCTGCACTGTTTTCTACCACCCCTCTTGATACCTTAGGTCTACGTAAGTGGCCCCTTCCAGCAACTGCAGAGAAATCGCTGCGGCCACGGTAACTGGGCTCTGGCCGTGAAGGCGGGATCTCCGGCAGCCCCAGGGGGCGGAGGTGTGCAAGCAGACACCTGTGGGCGGGCAGGTGGCGGCGCGCAGCCAATCGCCGCGCGAGCTCCTTAAGGCCGGCAGCGGCGGAAGCGCGTGGCAGCGCGTGGCCGCACGCACCCGGCGCCCAGGGCGGAGCTGCGTGGCCATGGATGTGGGCGCCGACGAGTTCGAGCAGAGTCTCCCTCTGCTGCAGGAGCTCGTCTTGGGCGCTGACTTCGTGGGTAAGGCGCGGGGAGTCCCGGCAGTGTCGCCGCTCAGCTCTGGGGGCTGTGAGCCTGCGGGGaagggcaggggcggggcaggaCAGGGCAGAGAGGTGTGAGGCCCAGTAGGGACGGGCGCCAGGCCTCGGGAGGCTCCAAGAGGGCCCCTCCGAAGGGCGGGAGAGTCCTCCTCCCGGCTGGGCGGTGGGACGTTAAGCAGCACCTACGGCCTTGGCCTTGCTCTGGCCCCAGTGGAGCCCAGCCCATGGGATGACCGGCCTGGCGTGTCCTTGCTTTGGCTTTCTCCTTTTCGTCCCCTTGACCCCGCCTGGCCTCTTGAGCACCGACGGTGAGCCCAGCACGTTTGCCACCTGCAGCATTGACAGCAAGAATAGTGGGGCACTGGTCAGTGtctgggactcttttttttttttttttttttggctctcagGTCTGGACATAGAGTTCACGGGCCTTCGCTCTAACCTGTCGCGTCCCCAGCAGATCAGGTAAAGCCAAAGCTGCCTTACAGCTGGGCTGCGGGGGGGTGCGCTCACCTGTGCCCTTGAGACTAGCATTCCAGCCATGTCCACTTCTTTCTCAGCAGGCCCCTTATTGGCTTTGAGGGGGCAGGATGGCActttggggcagggaggggtgtctGGGGACCTGACCTTTGTCCTCAAAATGCCGGTTAGTCTTCCCTAGTGGTCACAAGGTAAAATGCTCCCTCGGGCTGAGAGGTGCCCATCCAACGGTGAGGCTGTGGCACCTTCATGCCCTCTCCTTGCGTGTGGAGTGAAATGCCTGTTATTTTTCCCACAGTCTCTTTGACTTGCCCTCGGAGTGGTATCTAAAAACCCGCCACAGTGTCCAGCAGTTCACAATCTGTCAGATTGGTGAGTGTCCTTTTCAGCCGTTTGCTAGGAGTCCCTGCAGGAGGTACCTGTGTTGTCTTTGTGTTTCCTGCTGGTAAAACAGCCTTGACCCCTTTTGGAGCGACTGGCTGTGGTTTAGGATGCTTGTTTGGTTTTTGCCTGTGTTTTGCCGCTGGGCCTCCCACTGTGCAATGCAGAAACCTAGTGTAGCAGCTCCATTCTCCTGCCTCAGTTTGTCAACATGAAGGAGTCTGTACCATCTTTCAAGAAAAACTGTGTATGATTTTTGTTTACAGAAAACTTAAACAAGATAATGTTATAAGTATTTTGCCCTGCAGCCTTTTTTGTTAATGGGGCTTAGAGATCTTTCTCTATGGGCATAGACCGCTCTCCATTTTTAACAGTCACTTACTATTCCAAACTGAATGTATTGATTGACTCCGTTTCCTGATGATGCACATTTGGGTGACCTTTTGTGTGTAATAAAACAAGTTGTATTGATTGTCCTGCTGTGTACGTATGTATTTGGTATACTTCCAGCAGATTTTACCGACTCTTGCTTTTTCTATGAATGGtgaacatctgtgtgtgtgtgttgctctctctccttgtcctttGCTATTCTGTTGTGGTTTTTTACTTAATAGTAAAATCTCTATGGAAAGTATATGAAACAGCATGTGGATATGTTTCTGTTGTCCTCCCCTACTTTGAAGCCTTCTTCACTTTGTGTAGGGTCTCTTTAGCAATATGGACATTTTGAAGCCACTAATTGTATAGATTTTCATGGTTTTTTAGCATTTACTCTggttagtttttttaatttttatttatttatttttttactctggttagttttaaaactagaaaaaaggtCAGTATTCTGTGTTTGAAGAACCATTCACCATTCTCTTTTAATAATTTCAGTGTGAATTATAATTTGACAGTTCTCCTGTTCCaagtctctgttttcttttttttaaattgtattagagcatgagtcaggggaagggcagagggcaaaggagaCGTAGAcgccccatgagcagggagccccatgaagggctcactccctggaccctgggatcatgacctgagtggaaggcagttgcctaagcaactgagccactcaggctctatgttttttttctttaggagatAATCTTATTCTAAAGGGTACACAGTATCTTTAAGTGCAAAGTATTGCTCAAAGTGTTTCCTTTCTGAAGCTCACTTCTGGGACGTTTTCTTTGGTAttcatttcctcctctttcttctagGATTGTCTGTGTTTTCCAGTATTGAAGGAGAGTCAAACAAGTACGTGCAAAACACCTGGCTCTTGCCCACTGAtcttctccacctgctcccctgcAACTTCTGCCTCAGGGTCTGAACCAGCTGGCCCTGGACACTCCATAGTCTCCTCTGTTTCTGTGCCCTTCCACACCGCTGTCTGCTGCAGCTTCTGGCTCATCCGAGTCTCTCCCTGCACAACATCTTTCCTGGGGGCCTTTCCCAGCACTTAAGtgctcctctccccatttctgtGTCCGTGCCCTCAGAGTAGCAGTTAACATGGTGTCAGAATGAGGGCGTTGTGGCTCCAGGCATCAGCAGTCAGAAAGCGTGCTGAACGGTGGCATCAGGATGGGGGCTAGACTCTTCCCTGTTGGCAGGACCTCTGCCTTTTTCCTTTGGCCCCAGGGCTAGTTAGTGCTAGAAACAGCCAACATTCAAATACTCTTAGAATGAAAGGAGCAGCCTGCTCCAAAGTCAGCTCTGTgagctagaattttaaaaattgtttcagcttttcattcttaacatttaaatttttttttaaagattttaattatatgacagagagagacacagtgagagagggaacagaagccgggggagtgggagagggagaagctggcttcccactgagcagggagccggacgcggggctcaatcccaggaccctgggatcatgacctgaaccgaaggcagttgtttaatgactgagccacccaggtgcccctcttacatttatttacttatttatttattttatttttttataggtATGTAGCCCATTCGTGTAACTTCTTTCTCTTCCCGACGACATTTGGGATATTGGATTCAGAATTCTCTTTCCAGGCTTCTAGTGTTCAGTTTTTGAATCAATATGGCTTCGACTACAACAAGGTATGACACAGAGGAGGGAAGTGGGAAGGTTTTAAAGGTTCTCTGGTCCAGCTGGGCTGAGTCCATTTCCTGTCCACATGAACTGTACAAGGAAGGcggcttttccctctgctcccctgcccaGAGGATGCCTCTACTAGTCTCCTTGTTCCTTGTCTAGTTTCTCAAAAACGGGATCCCGTATATGAATgaagagcaggagaagaaaattaaacacaACATTCTGACTGGAAACTGGAAAGTTCGCAGGTAAAGCTTGTTTCTCTGGGGCTTCGATAGTCTCTGGGCCGCTGTTGTTCTGAGCTTTCTGTGGGTTGGTGTGCTGGCCAGGGTACGGGTACGGTGGCTTCAGTCCATCCTCCTTAGCTGTGGCTTTGGCAGCGTGCGATCCGCCCAACACGGCAGCTCAAAGTGCTGATGGTTCTGTTCCTCACCTGAGATGAGAGCCGTCCTTCTGCACTGAGTGTGACTTTCATGTTGAAAAGTGAAGGGGAGATAAGGAAAGGCACCGGCTTTTCACTCCGTACTCAGATGAAAAAGCAGGAGCTTCATTCCAGTGCTGCAGGGGAAAAAGCAGGCTCTGGTGGACTCCCTATGAGAGGTTGGTCTGGCCTTCAGTGCCATCTCAGGGATGTCTTGGGGGTAAATTAGAGGTAACCTTGATGACCCCGGTCATGTGCCTTGGCCCGGACGTATTGCCCTGTGTTCTTGAATCTGTATG
Coding sequences:
- the MRPL18 gene encoding 39S ribosomal protein L18, mitochondrial, which codes for MALRSRLWEWLSVCRNPGCGVAAFSTSSKPAPKPDVDPLENAAVAPEFTNRNPRNLELLGVARKERGWGTAWPSREFWHRLRVIRTQHHVEAWVEHCSGRVVVSASTREWAIKKHLYSTRNVVACESVGRVLAERCLEAGINFMVYQPTPWEAASDSMKRLQSAMTEGGVVLREPRRIYG